A segment of the Rickettsia bellii RML369-C genome:
CGCAGGATCTACCGTTTATGAAGGTACTTTATGTGCAGTAAATGGAGCAGCCGCAGCTGCAACTTTTGTTTATGATAATGTTTGTAGCACCGACGTACAATTATCAGGAAATGCTATAGAAGCTGTATTATAAGTTTTCTATCAATTAAGTAAGGTAAAATTAAAGTTTCTTTACCTTACTTAATAATTCCTCTCGCCCTTTCTTCAAAAGCTGCAATCATTTTTTCGGTTATTTTAATAAAATAGCTGCCAACTAATTTCTCAAATATTTTCGATTTCATTTCAAAATCAATAAAAAATTTTAGCTCAGTTCCTACAGGATGTGAAGTAAATTGCCAAGTACTTTTTAAATACTTAAAAGGCCCAGAAATAGCCAAGGTATTAATGAAATATTCTTTATCATCTATTATTTTATTAGTAACATGAGAACGATAACTTTCTGAAAAACCTTTTAACTGAATCACAAGATCCGCAACGATTTCTTCACTATTTTCTGAAATAACTCTGCTAGCTACACACCAAGGTAGAAATTTAGGATAAGATTTTATATCCCAAACTAAATTAAATAATTCCTGAGGTTTATAAGGTAAGATTTTTGTTTGTTCGAATGATGGCATTATGTAGTTCTTTTCTTTTAAAATAGCAATTTTATACTCTTTTTAAAAGAAAAGAATAAAAGGAAATGATAATATAAACTTCAATAGAAAAAATATTAATTAACTAATATTTTTTTTCTTGGCGGGATATATACGGTTTCATCATCTTCTGCATGCGAAATTTTTTCCAAAAGACCAATAAAACGTCCCTTATTAGGCACTAGTTTTACTATTGCCCATCCTTCTTCTATTGCTTGTTTTATACGCTCTATATCAGCTTTATGTTCTGAAAAAGATATAAATTTTTGTGTTGGATTTTCCATCTTGATCAATGAACATGTTAATAAAAATTAATAGTATAATAAATTTTTCTTAATAAATCAAATTAATTTTATTACTTAGTTTGATTATACTTGAAATAAGAGCATGTTATTATGATTTAGTCAAGATAATCTAGTTGAAAATTAAAAGTTGCAGCATTAATTTTGTATCGTAATAAAATTTTATTGACTTTTGATCGAAAAAACCCTAAATATTTACATCTAAAAATTAGAATTAGCAAAGATTATGAAAAAATATATATTACTGACTATCATACTCTTAATGAGTAAGAATATATTCGCAAGAGAACAAATATCTAATCTTGTTACACCTGTTAGCTATTTTATAAATCATACATCACAAATAAAAAAGATCAAAAGTAACTTAATCAAATATAAACAATCAGGCATATTAGGTGTGAGTGGTATGGGTAAAACTCAGGTTGCTAGGATGTACGCTTATGATAATAAGGCTGATTATGATCTTATTTGGTTTATAGATTGTAATTTAGATATTGATGGACAGTTAATGAAGCTTGCTAAAGTTATTAACGCTCAAGCAAATTCTGCAGTCATTTCAGATAATATTAGTATGGTAAGAAAGGAATTAATGACTTATCTAGCTAGTAAAGATAAATGGTTATTAGTGTTTGATAATTTAAAAGTAGGCGAGAATAAAAAAATAGCAGATTTTATTAATTGGGAACATAATGGCAATATTATATTTTGTTCACAGGACAGTGAATTATTACCAAATATCGTAAAAATTACTGCTTTTGAGGAAAAAGAATCTAAAATGCTTATAGAAAATATTTTAGAAAGTAATAATTCGGAATCGATAGAATTTTTAGCCCAAGAATTTAAAGGATATCCAATTCTTATGGTTCAAGGATCACAAATATTAAATCAGGTACAGGGTTTAAGCTTAAATGAATATAAGAAGCAAATACAAGGAGCTAATGATAAAATTGAGCTAAATATTAGACTTGCTATTAATGAGTTAAGTACTTCTGCTAGAAAATTACTAAATGAAATAGCTTTAATTAACAATCAAAGTTTTTCAAAAGAATTTTTAAATTGTATCACTTCGGATAAGGATCATTTAGATGATGACATTTATAATATTTCCAAATTTGCTTTAATCACTAATATTGAGCCAAATGAAGATAATCCAACATTTGAAATGCATGATGTTATAGCAGAAAAAATATTAAAAATTAATGGATATACTAATAATAAAGAATCTATTGATCAGGTCGTTACTAATTATATAAGTTCTGTACCTTCAAGCGTGGTAAAGGCACGTATTTTTAGAAACGCTAAAACAGTATTAGGTAACATAGATATAATCACAAAAAACGCAGAAAAATATGATATACCCATAAATGTAATTTTAGGACTAAAAATAAATTTGATAACACAATATATAAATTCTTTAGATTTATATAGTGCTCAAAAATTAGTAGATTGGTTTAATGAAAATGATAGCAAAGGTAATTTTAAATTATCAAAAATGCGATTATGCCTCATATTTAAGTCTTATAGGTGGATATTATAGGCATCTTGGAAACCATCATAAATCAATTGAATATGATATAAGAGCTAAAAAAGTTTATGAGGATATTCAAGGATATAATTCTTACCGATGTAATATAAATTATACTTTGGCACTGGCATATATTGAACTCGGTCAGCTTGAAGAAGCAAAAAATAATATTCAAATTATGGAGGATATGTTTAACGGTGGGTTGGTTGATAAAGCCGATATTATAACTTTATATTCTGCAAGAGCTAGATTGTTCGCCATGCAAAGTAAATATGATGACGCACTAGAACAAATTAATAATACTATAAATACAGCTGTAGAGAATGGAATAAATCCTCAAGATGTATTTCTAAGCAATATATATCTTATTAAAGCAGATATATTAAATAACCTTGGTAAATATGAAGAAGCTTATTCTCAAGCACAACAAATATATGATATGAATAAGTTAGTTAAGAAAGAAAATCATCTGATATTTGGGCGTGTTTTTACTCAAATGTCAAAAGCAAAACTTGGTCTCGGAAACCCTAAAGAAGCACTAGAATATGCAGAAAAGGCTAAAACAATTTTCATTAGCGATACAAATAGACCTAATAAGGAAATTATTACATCACCAGATACAAGCTTGGCTAAAGCATTTGTTGCTGAAGGTAATGCACTAGCTAGCCTTAATAAAAATGATGAAGCAGTAGAAGCTTACGGCATAGCAGAAAACATATATTGGAATAACTATAAAGAAAATATGAAAAATGTAGACGAGATAAGTATTATGTATTTAAACGCTGCTAAAGCAAGCTGCCATGTACCTCTTAAATCTTTCTATAAAAACTTTCGTGATCATCAAATAAAGAAATTCGGGGAGCAGCATCCAAAAAGTATAGAAATACTAAAGCTCAATTGCCATAATTTAAATAATTAGACTATTTGGTATTACTAACTAAGTATAAAATCGTCATTGCGAGGAAAAACTATAAGTTTTGACGAAGCAATCTAGTAAAATGCATAGCATTTTTATTATTTTCCCTAGATTGCCACGCTCCTTACAGTCGTGTAGCTTATGACGATATCTATATACCGCAAATACTTCAAAAGTTGGTAAGTCAAATAAGCGGTGTGAGTCTGCGGAACGTAGATAAGTGAGCAAAGACGAATCCCGAAATTTGGCTTATACGAAGATTAACTTCAAAAAGAGCGAGGAGTTCATAAGACGAGGAGCGGCAGCAGTTACTTAATACGTGGCTACCTGCGTACTTATAGAACTGTCACCAATTTTTGAAGTTCTATCTTAGTATTTACCAAATCTTGAAGTATTAAAGGTATACTTAATTAGTAATGCTGACTATTTAGATAATTGTACAAATAGCTTTATTGCGTGGATTGTTTCCTCCTGTCATCCTATGGCTTTGTTGCGTAGATCAATTTTTCCTGTTTCATCCTGCGACTTGATCGCAGGATCCAGCTTAAAATACTAAAATTATTAGTATTAAAAGTTGTTTTTCTAGATGCCTTAGGTACAAGCAACTAGATGATTACCTTAGAGCGTTTTTTGATCCACGAAACAATCCCTGCACAAGAATAATAATATAATCCTAATAAATGAAAAGTAGATGACGAAGTTTTGTTTTTATTATATTAATATCATAATAGTAGCAAAATAAAGCATGTAATTAAACTTTTTTATACAAATTTATATTTAAAAATTGACTTTTGATAGAAAAACTATAAAATTTTTCCCTAAAATGGATGCATTATTGTATGATTTCGGTTTTTCCTTTATCATTAAAGGATTTAGTCGGCTTTATTGGAAAGGTAGATTTCTCATTTCTAACTAGGTTCTATTATGTGGATTAGTAGAACAACTGCGTCATACCATGACGACATTGTGGCATGGACACCCAATTTTCATGAGCTTGACAAACGAAATGAGCGTGACAATCCAGTCAACTATAATATGTTATCTATTTATGGTATCTTGTGCCATAAGCTGCATCCTAATATAGAGGGCATTGCCCGTGTGGATCGAAAAGCACCCTAAGGTAGTCATCTAATTTCTTGTACCTAAGGCATCCAGAAAAATAATAAAAATACTAGTATTTTTCAGCTGGACCAGTTCCCAAGCCACAGGGTGAGAAAATGATCCATGCGGACAATCCATAAAAGAGACCACTACAACAAGTGAGCTAATGACATCAAGCGTTTTTTATAAATTGCCCCGTTCTTTTTAGCCGCTCGCAACAACACTACTCTAAAATAGGTAAAGGTATTTAGTGAAACATACTATTATTAAGATAGTTTCTTGTATTATAGCATTTTTGATTTTTCTTATTTTTAATATTTCAGTTTATTATTGTTTAATATATTATCAAAAAAAAGAATATAAGGGATTACTCAAAGCTTATGCGAGTAGTATATCAAGCTTACTTACACAAGATCTAGAAAATGCTCTTAATAGCTCCATACCAAATAAAGAATTCTTCTTATTTAAAGGTTTTGAAGTTATTCCTAAATCTAAAACTACTGTGAATTTAATCACAGTAAGTGCCAATTCTATAAGAGTAAGAAATAAAAAAGAAGAATACATATTTAATTTACACAACTTAAAAGAAATCATAAATAAAATATTTCCTCCTTTTATAATTTATAAATTAAGCTTAAATAATCATGATATATTTTCCGAAAGAATAAATATAGATCAATATTTAACTGAAAGTAAACTTGTAGAAGCAAATGGTATTTTAAATTTAAAATTGGGTATTAAGAAAGACTCGCAATTTTATTTAGATGGAGCATATTTATTACGAAGAAATATGTTAATTTATAGTATCAGCTCATTTTTAACTCTTTCAATATTAGTATCTATATATTTTAAAATATATAATACCATACAGCAGAATTTTAGAATTTTACATCAAGAAATATATGAAGAAACTGAAATAAATACAGCATTGATAAATAATAATAAAGCCGATTATGACTTAAGAAAGCTCTTTATAAAAAAATTAACAGAAATATATTTAAAACAAGAATTAGGAGATACATACAATCCAAATGATTTTCCATTTAAGAATCAACTTTTTCCTATAAACTTAACTGATTTATCCCTTACTAAAATTAATATTGAAAATTTAATCAAGCTATTACAAGGATATTTCGCTCCTTATTTTGCTAAAATTGGTATTAGAACTACTAACAATATAAAAGAGAGTGAAATTAACTGCTCTCTTGAAGTTTTTTATCAATTAATATTTAGCTTGGTATTTAATTTGGTAAAATTTATAGATAGGCAAAGCAATATTCCTCAAATAATTAAGATAGATTTTAACCAAGATAAAATTACTATTACTAACGATTGTTTTTCATTAGATGAAAAGAAAATGATTAAATTATCTGATATTATAATAGAAGAATATACAGATCTTTTTATTTTAAATTGCTATAAGATATTTAAATCGTTAAATGAACATAAATTTAAATATAATATCTTCTCGCATGATGGCTCACACTTAATAGAAATAGTGTATCCTCCATTAAATAACTCTAATTTAAATACAGGGAAGATATTAGATTTCACTAAATATTTAAACAATAAAAACTAAATATCATATTGAATATTTTTCTTGGACACGCTGATGTAATATCCATTCAATAATTTTATTATCAATAGATTCATCAGGTGTAGGGCGGTAGTAATTAAATACTTCATTTAAGGTTTGAGAAAATTCTGTTTCAGAAACTACTAGATTTAATTTTTTTATTGTTTTTATTATCTCAGGCAAGATTTTTTGAAATAAGATATAATCATCTTGACCAAGGTAACCATTAACTTTAATATTAGGATTATATAAATCCTTAATTGAAACACCTAAAGTATCAGCTATTGTTTGTAGAATCTCTGCGGAAGGTTTCCTGGATATACCTTTAATAATGTTATAAACACTATTTTTCTTTAGCTCTGCCTTTCTCTCAAGTTCTGTAATTTGAATATTACGTTCCTTTATGAATTTATATAAATTCTTTTGCAATACTGTATCTGACATGAGTTTCAAATTATAGTTGTATTTTTATAACAAATTAAAACTTTCTTTGTAAAAATTAAAACTAAAGAAATATTATAGTTGATATTTTATTTTAAAAGTGGTTATTATAATTACATGTATGTAATTGAGAAACATTATTGCTAAACTATAATCAATTTAGATAAGTTTTAAACTAGCTATAAATTTAATAAGTAAAAGCTAGTAACAATTTACCATATAAGTCCATATAAATTGACTATAAAACTAACAATACTATCCAGTTGAATACAAATGTAATATAAAAACATTAAATTCATTATTTTAACTAAAATAATGTTGTTAGAACATATCATATGTCTTTGAAAAAAGGCAAGAAGATAATCATACCTAAATATACTCTAGGTATAAATATATTGCATTTTGTTACGAGAATATAGAAAAACAGAATATCTATACATCAAAATTCATCTCAACTTAATTACTTACTATTTTTTTATGCCTTAGTAATTTAAGCTCTTACTTTAAAGGCACCAAATATAGACAATAAGGAGAATATTTTTGTGAATTTTATAAGAAAAAATTTTCTTGGGGTTGGAAAAAATATAGACATAAATTTAAAAAATATTTTTAGACAAGTAAATGAAACAACCGAAATATTTAATACATTTCTTATAGATAAAAATTTTACTGATGAGTGGGATGATGAAGATGATTTTGATGATGGTGTATGGATAGAAGTTCCATTAATAGAATCAAAAGAAATCTAAATCAATATATACTTTTGAAGTATCTGCGTTATATTATCATGTCACTAGTTAATTTAATTTTTAAAGTAAATTTTTGAAAATTCCTTATGCGTTAATGATAATTTATAATATAATTTAGTTAAACTATATTATTTAATTATGTCAAACGATAATTCTCAAGCTACCCCTCCTCTTTCTAAGCAACAATTATTTGCTTTTTTTGGTATGGTTGTCGGTATGTTTATGTCAGTGCTTGATATCCAAATTGTTGCGAGTTCACTATCCGTAATAGCAGCAGGACTTGCGGCTTCAAGTGATTAACTTTCGTGGGTTCAAACATCTTATTTAATAGCTGAGGTTATCATAATTCCGATTACGGGATTTTTAGCAAGATTACTTTCCACTAGGATTTCTTACTTTATTGCAGCTCTTGGCTTTACGATTATGAGCGTATTATGCTCACTTGCAACGAACATTGAGTCAATGATCATCTTTAGAGCATTACAAGGATTTTTTGGTGGTGCTATGATACCAACAGTTTTTAGCACTGTTTTTATAATTTTTCCACCATCACAACGCCCTAAAATTACTATATTAATTGGGCTTGTTGTAACTGTTGCACCAACTTTAGGTCCAACGCTTGGGGGATATATTACAGAAATTTTATCATGGCATTTTATGTTTTTGCTAAATGTTATACCTGGTATTTTTGTATGTAGCGTAGTTTTTTTATATGGGCATTTTGATAAACCAAATTACAACTTGCTGAAAAATTTTGATTTCCTTGGTATAGCAATTATGGCTTTGACTCTTGGTTTACTACAATATGTTTTAGAAGAAGGTAATAAAAAAGGCTGGCTTGAGGATAATGTAATATTATTTTTAAGTATTGCGGTAGCTTTAGGATTTATTTTACTAATAATCAGAGAACTAACTTTTATAAACCCGATTTTAGATTTAAAAACATTTCTCCATAAAGATTTTACGTTTGGCTGTCTCTATTCTTTTGTTATGGGTATAGGATTATATGGAGCAGTATATATATTACCATTATTCTTATTTACCATAGCAGGTTATGATACTCTGCAAATCGGTGCTACTATGATGGTAACGGGAATAGCACAATTTTTATCAGCACCACTAGCTGGAAGAATGCTAGGAGCAGGCGTAGATTTACGGCTAATGCTGATTATAGGGCTTGGAGGCTTTGCACTTGGATGTCATTTAAATAGCTTTCTAACACCTGATTCTAAATTTGCCGAATTTGTACTACCACAATTCGTTAGAGGACTTTCTTTAATGTTTTGCTTTATACCAACTAATAATATTGCTCTTGGCAATATGCCAAGGGAAAAAGTAGGCAATGCGAGCGGTCTTTATAACCTCACTCGTAACCTTGGAGGAGCGGTAGGACTAGCAGTAATTAGTACTATACTAACTAATGATACTAAAATTTTTATGCAATATCTATCAGAAAACATCCCCTCCACTTCTATAATGGCAATGGAGCAATTAGATTCATACACCGCATTATTAAGCGGAAAAGTATTTAATCCCGAAAAAGCCTCATATTTATTATTGGCTAATAAAATAAATACGGATGCATTTGTAATTGCAATAAATAATATATTTAATATGATAGCGTTATTATTTATACTTATAATGCTGCTAATCCCTTTTACTTCAAATATCAAGCTATCAGGAAACACCAATGCCCACTAAAATTTCAATTATATTATATTTTCCTTGGTTATTTTGGGAAATATGCAAGTCAGCTTTTTCAGTTATTAAAATAATTTGGCAAAGAAATATAGTTGTAGAACCAGTTTTTGAATGGGTTGATGCAGAAGGATTAAAAGATATCGGTGAAATAATATATGGTAACTCAATTACTTTAACTCCTGGTACAGTAACATTAGACATAAATAACAATATGTTATTAGTGCATGCACTCAATAAATCATCGATTGATGATTTACACAATGGTAAAATGATTAAAAAAATTAAAAGAATTTTGAGGATATGACATCAAATTTAAAATATAAACGGGTTTTGTTGAAAGTTTCAGGTGAAGCTTTAATGGGTGATAAGCAATTCGGTCACGACTATGACACAATAAAAAAGATTGCTGGGGATATTAAAGAACTTATTGATTCAGGTGTAGAAGTTGCCATCGTAGTTGGCGGCGGAAATATTTATCGCGGGATTAATGCAGCATTAGTCGGTATGGATCGAGCATCAGCCGATTATATAGGTATGCTCGCAACTGTTATTAATGCTTTAACACTGCAAAATGTTATGGAAAGCCTAAACATCTACACAAGAGTTCTATCGGCTATTCCAATGATGAGCGTATGCGAGCCATATATTCGTCGCAGAGCTAAAAGACACATGGAAAAAGGTCGAGTAGTAATTTTTGCTGGTGGCACTGGTAATCCGTTTTGTACAACCGATAGTGCAGCAGTACTACGTGCAATAGAAATGAATTGCGATGTTTTGCTAAAAGCAACGCAAGTTGATGGTGTATATGATTCTGATCCGAAAAAAAATCCGAATGCTAAAAAATATTTCACTATTAACTATAAAGATGTTATAACTAACAACCTGCAAGTTATGGACTTGGCAACTATAGCAATTGCAAGAGAAAATAAGCTGCCTATAAGGGTATTTTCAATAAAAGAACAAGGTAATATTGCTAAAGTAGTTCAAGATCAAGGAGAATATACTACAATCGAAGAGTAGTATATTGCTCGTAAGAATTAACTGGAAAACGTCATTGCGAGGAGCGAAGCGATGCGGCAATCTTATCAAGCATCCTGAGATTGCCTCTGCCCTCTGCTATGCATATCCTCGCAATGACGATAATACCACAACTTATACAATAACATATGGATGAAAAATTATGGATAAAGTAACTCTTAAGAAAAATTTACAAGAAAAGATGGATAAAGCTTTAAAGGTTCTAGATCATGAGCTTAAAGGACTTCGTACTGGTAGAGCTTCAGTTAATTTACTCGATAGCGTAACTGTAGAAGCTTATGGTGATAGAATGCCACTCTCACAAGTTGCGTCTCTAACAACTCCAGATGCACGAACAATTAATGTGCAGGTCTGGGACAAATCGATGGTGTCGTCAGTAGAAAAAGCAATTACAGTAGCAAATCTTGGTTTAACTCCATCCTCAGATGGGCAATTAATCAGGCTACCTATACCAGCTTTAACGGAAGAAAGACGTAAAGAGCTTGCAAAACTTGCTCATAAATATGGCGAAGATACTAAAATTTCATTACGTAATATTAGAAGAGACGGAAATGAAGAACTCAAAAAAATGGAAAAGGATAATATTATAGCAAAAGATGAACATCATAGTTTAGCAGAACAGGTACAAAAACTAACTGATGAATATAGTAGCAAAGTTGATTCGGCGATAAAGCAGAAAGAGCAAGAAATAATGACTGTGTAATAGTATACTCGATGAACTTCAAAAATTGGCTACGTCGTTCTATAAGTACTTCGGTACTCACGTATTAAGTATACGCTCCGTTCCTCGTCTTATAACTCCTTGCTCTTTTTGAAGTTGATCTTCGTCTACTCATGCTTTACATTACAATTGTATGGAAATAATGTAATTATTTAAGACAATTAGAGACTAAAATATAAAAACAAAATAAATTATGATTACAAAAGAAGAAGTAAAAAAAATAGCAAAGCTTGCAAGGCTTAAATTTGAGGAAGATAAGGTAGAGGAATTCTCTAGCAGGCTTAGCTCTATAATGGATATGATCGATATTCTAAATGAAATAGATTGCACCGATGTTAAGCCTTTAACTTCTGTTTGTGACATGCAAGCAAGAATGCGACCTGATGAAGTTACAAGCAAAGACCATTCAAATGAATTATTTGATAATGTTCAGGGTGCTAGCCAGCAGCTTGCTAAAGAAGTGAAATATTTTATTACTCCAAAGGTTGTTGAATAATATGACGGAATTAAATAAGTTAAGTGTAGCAGATAGCCTAAAAGGCTTAAAAAATAAGGAATTTACCAGTAAAGAATTAGTTAATGCACATATTAAGCAAATAGAAAAACATAAAAACCTAAATGCTTATGTTACTGAGACTTTTGATCTAGCTTTAAAACAAGCAGAAGAGGCTGATCAAAGTTATGCCAAAAATCACTCAAGAACTCTTGAGGGTATACCTTTCGCTGCTAAAGATCTTTTTTGTACAAAAGGCATTAGAACAACTGCTTGTTCTAATATATTAAGAGAGTTTATTCCTAATTACGAGTCAGGTGTTACGCAGAATATTTTTAATAAAGGCGGCGTAATGCTTGGCAAAACCAATATGGACGAGTTCGCTATGGGATCGGCAAATATTACTAGCTGTTTCGGTAATGTAATTAGCCCATGGAAAGCTTTAGATGATGGTGCTGATCTAGTGCCTGGCGGTTCCTCAGGCGGATCAGCTGCGGCAGTAAGCGGCTTTATGGCTACCGCTGCCCTTGGTAGTGATACAGGCGGTTCGGTGCGTCAGCCGGCAAGCTTTACCGGTTTAGTTGGGTTCAAGCCTACATATGGACGCTGCTCAAGATATGGTATGGTATCGTTTGCAAGCTCTCTTGATCAAGCTGGTATATTTACTAGAAGCGTTTTAGACAGCAGTATTATGCTCGAAGCAATGATAGGTTTTGATGAAAGAGATTCTACTTCTATTAAAATGGAAGTACCGCAATTACAACCTGCTATCGGAAGTTCTATAAAAGGCATGAAAATAGGCGTACCTCTAAGTCTTGGAGAGGGCGGGATTATCGAGCCTGATATTATGAAGATGTGGCACTCTACTATAGAGCTGCTTAAAGATGCCGGTGCTGAAATAATCGATATTTCTCTGCCGCATACTAAATATGGCGTTGCTGTTTATTATGTTATAGCACCTGCTGAAGCCTCTTCAAACTTATCTAGATATGACGGCGTAAGATACGGGCTTAGAGTAGAGAAAGAAAATATGAGCCTAGATGAGATGTATGAAATAACAAGATCTTCCGGTTTTGGTGATGAAGTAAAACGCCGTATTATGATCGGGACATATGTACTTTCTTCTAGCTTTATGGATGCATATTATTTAAAAGCACAAAAAGTGCGTAGGCTTGTTGCTGATGATTTTAATAATGCTTTTGCAAAAGTAGATGCTATTTTATTACCATCTGCTCCAACAGAAGCATTTAGAATCGGTGAAAAACAAAATGATCCAACTATTACGTATTTAAACGATTTATTTACCATTCCTGCAAGTTTAGCAGGGCTGCCTTGTGTTTCAGTGCCGGCAGGCTTGTCAAATAGAGGGCTACCGCTTGGTATGCAAGTTATAGGTAAGCAATTAGACGAATATAATGTTTTAAGAGTAGCATCTGCTATAGAGGCAGGTGTTAAACATATTAAATTTGAGCCGGTAGGGTTTTAGTTATGGCATATATTGAAAGTAATAGCGGAAAATGGGAATATGTGATTGGGCTTGAAATACACGCTCAAATTTCCTCAAAATCTAAACTTTTTTCAGGCAGCGGTACAACATTTGCAGCAAGCCCAAATTCACAAGTATCCTATGTTGATGCGGCAATGCCTGGTATGTTACCAGTGCTTAATGAGTATTGTGTTCATCAAGCGATTAAAACAGGTCTTGGACTTAAGGCAAAGGTAAATAAATATTCGGTATTTGACCGTAAGAATTATTTTTATGCCGATCTGCCCCAAGGTTACCAAATCTCTCAGTTTTATTATCCGATAGTGCAGGATGGTACTATGGAAATACCAACAAGTACTGGTGAGCTGAAAACTATCCGTATTAATCGCCTGCATTTAGAGCAGGATGCTGGTAAGTCTATGCATGATCAATCACCACATTATAGTTTTATCGATTTAAACCGTGCAGGTATTGGACTTATGGAAATCGTAACCGAGCCTGATATATCCTCTCCGGATGAGGCAGCAGAATTTGTTAAGAAGCTCAGAAGCTTACTTCGTTATGTTGGTAGCTGTGATGGGGATATGGAAAAAGGTTCTATGCGTTGTGATGCTAACGTATCAGTAAGACGCAAGGGGGAGCCGCTTGGGACGAGATGCGAGATTAAGAATATTAACTCGATTCGTAATATTGTCCGAGCTATAGAGTTTGAAGCTAAAAGGCAAGTAGATTTGATTGAAAATGGTGAATCTGTAATTCAAGAAACACGTTTATTTAATGCTGATAGCGGTGAGACAAGAACTATGCGTTCGAAAGAAGAAGCAGCTGATTATCGCTATTTCCCTGATCCTGATTTATTGCCGGTTATTCTTTCTGATGAATTAATAAATGAATTAAAAGCAAGCTTGCCTGAGCTACCGGATCAGAAAATAGATAAATATATAACCAAATTCGGTTTAAGCAAATATGATGCTGAAGTAATCGTAGCTGATGAGTCGGCTGCTAAATATTTTGAAGAAGCAGCAAATGAATGTGATCCTAAATTACTAGCTAATTGGTTAATTAATGAATTATTTGGGCAGCTTAATAAAGCCTCAGCCGAAATAAGCGAGTGTAAAATTACGCCTAACGATTTTGCAAAATTAATCAAATTGATAGAAGATAATACCATATCCGGTAAAATTG
Coding sequences within it:
- the gatB gene encoding Asp-tRNA(Asn)/Glu-tRNA(Gln) amidotransferase subunit GatB; translation: MAYIESNSGKWEYVIGLEIHAQISSKSKLFSGSGTTFAASPNSQVSYVDAAMPGMLPVLNEYCVHQAIKTGLGLKAKVNKYSVFDRKNYFYADLPQGYQISQFYYPIVQDGTMEIPTSTGELKTIRINRLHLEQDAGKSMHDQSPHYSFIDLNRAGIGLMEIVTEPDISSPDEAAEFVKKLRSLLRYVGSCDGDMEKGSMRCDANVSVRRKGEPLGTRCEIKNINSIRNIVRAIEFEAKRQVDLIENGESVIQETRLFNADSGETRTMRSKEEAADYRYFPDPDLLPVILSDELINELKASLPELPDQKIDKYITKFGLSKYDAEVIVADESAAKYFEEAANECDPKLLANWLINELFGQLNKASAEISECKITPNDFAKLIKLIEDNTISGKIAKTVFEIMFETGKAADKIVEEQGLVQVSDSNVLNTVIDEVIRENPDSVEGYKGGKDKLFGFFVGQVMKKTGGKANPGLVNQLLKEKLGS
- the gatA gene encoding Asp-tRNA(Asn)/Glu-tRNA(Gln) amidotransferase subunit GatA, producing MTELNKLSVADSLKGLKNKEFTSKELVNAHIKQIEKHKNLNAYVTETFDLALKQAEEADQSYAKNHSRTLEGIPFAAKDLFCTKGIRTTACSNILREFIPNYESGVTQNIFNKGGVMLGKTNMDEFAMGSANITSCFGNVISPWKALDDGADLVPGGSSGGSAAAVSGFMATAALGSDTGGSVRQPASFTGLVGFKPTYGRCSRYGMVSFASSLDQAGIFTRSVLDSSIMLEAMIGFDERDSTSIKMEVPQLQPAIGSSIKGMKIGVPLSLGEGGIIEPDIMKMWHSTIELLKDAGAEIIDISLPHTKYGVAVYYVIAPAEASSNLSRYDGVRYGLRVEKENMSLDEMYEITRSSGFGDEVKRRIMIGTYVLSSSFMDAYYLKAQKVRRLVADDFNNAFAKVDAILLPSAPTEAFRIGEKQNDPTITYLNDLFTIPASLAGLPCVSVPAGLSNRGLPLGMQVIGKQLDEYNVLRVASAIEAGVKHIKFEPVGF